A genomic stretch from Spongiibacter nanhainus includes:
- the acpP gene encoding acyl carrier protein has protein sequence MSSIEERVKKIVAEQLGVKEDDVQESASFVEDLGADSLDTVELVMALEEEFETEIPDEEAEKITTVKLAIDYIKENL, from the coding sequence ATGAGTAGCATCGAAGAACGCGTCAAGAAGATTGTTGCAGAGCAGCTGGGTGTTAAGGAAGACGACGTGCAGGAGTCTGCATCTTTCGTAGAGGACCTGGGCGCGGACTCTCTGGATACAGTCGAACTGGTAATGGCTCTTGAAGAGGAATTCGAAACCGAAATCCCCGACGAAGAAGCTGAGAAAATCACGACTGTGAAGCTGGCTATCGACTACATCAAGGAAAACTTGTAA